The Aspergillus chevalieri M1 DNA, chromosome 5, nearly complete sequence genome includes a region encoding these proteins:
- a CDS encoding uncharacterized protein (COG:S;~EggNog:ENOG410PMKS;~InterPro:IPR000210,IPR011333;~PFAM:PF00651;~go_function: GO:0005515 - protein binding [Evidence IEA]): MDASQLQLSAETTQAPETAQNAQDIPNTQTTQNLPQNFDENQGQVQGQEVEVEMDNIRDSTANGGHLDTAQDFKAPTASNAQPTDAPTAAKKNSGLGFLNYLTSPIVEIIVDQGENETTLTAHQTLLLESPFLAEMVDKCSESEPRRIELPDEHVDAFGCFLQFQYTRDYTSKPTEGQDAKDSDDSGEQLLKHARVYTLAEKLGIPALKVLAHTKIHRVSSTPRGEIEYARYVYTHTSIDDVTLRKPIANFWATRSHVLRHGVEEEFKGLCLDVPEFSYDVLALVLENKEKRSQDNKIEPELGTRTSGRKRQRGGQ, encoded by the exons ATGGATGCCTCTCAATTGCAACTATCTGCTGAAACCACCCAAGCCCCTGAAACCGCACAAAACGCGCAGGACATTCCGAACACTCAAACCACCCAGAACCTCCCACAGAATTTTGACGAAAACCAGGGCCAGGTCCAGGGCCAAGAGGTAGAGGTGGAAATGGATAACATACGCGATTCCACAGCGAACGGTGGCCACCTAGACACGGCACAAGACTTCAAAGCACCCACTGCATCAAATGCGCAGCCTACAGACGCGCCAACGGCAGCAAAAAAGAATTCGGGTCTCGGATTTCTCAA CTACCTAACATCGCCAATTGTCGAAATCATTGTTGATCAGGGCGAAAACGAAACCACATTGACAGCTCATCAAACTCTGCTGCTAGAGTCACCTTTCCTTGCAGAGATGGTTGACAAATGCAGCGAGTCTGAACCG CGGCGAATTGAACTACCTGATGAGCACGTGGATGCTTTTGGGTGCTTTCTGCAATTCCAATATACGCGCGACTATACTTCGAAACCGACTGAGGGTCAAGATGCAAAGGACTCCGATGACAGTGGGGAACAATTATTGAAGCATGCGCGGGTTTACACCCTAGCGGAGAAGCTCGGGATACCGGCATTGAAGGTACTCGCTCACACCAAAATCCATCGCGTCAGCAGTACTCCTCGCGGTGAAATCGAATATGCCCGCTATGTCTACACGCACACTTCTATTGATGATGTCACGCTCCGCAAACCTATCGCCAATTTCTGGGCCACCAGAAGTCATGTATTGCGACATGGCGTGGAAGAGGAATTCAAGGGGCTGTGTCTTGATGTGCCCGAGTTCTCTTATGATGTTCTTGCGCTCGTGCTcgagaacaaagaaaaacgTAGCCAGGACAACAAGATTGAACCCGAATTGGGGACCCGTACAAGCGGAAGAAAGCGACAAAGGGGTGGTCAGTAA
- a CDS encoding bifunctional aminopeptidase/epoxide hydrolase (COG:E;~EggNog:ENOG410PGFF;~InterPro:IPR014782,IPR016024,IPR027268,IPR038502, IPR012777,IPR001930,IPR015211,IPR034015,IPR042097;~MEROPS:MER0002281;~PFAM:PF01433,PF17900,PF09127;~go_function: GO:0008237 - metallopeptidase activity [Evidence IEA];~go_function: GO:0008270 - zinc ion binding [Evidence IEA];~go_process: GO:0006508 - proteolysis [Evidence IEA]) translates to MVLSPLPHLLRVSFSLRGSIRASVPSIYPSIAVQIRWIVPRGQRRSMATIINSPRDPNTLSNYNNWISTHITANFDILFDQKKLAGNVVHRLKSITDAQSQDVILDANHLDIGDVKVDGKQSQWELLPPLESYGTALKIKLDHAVKLDETIEVDISVRTTEKCTALQWLTPAQTSNKKYPYMFSQCQAIHARSIFPCQDTPDVKSTLDFNITSPHPVIASGLPVRDSPPASQPGGKSLYRFHQKVPIPSYLFALASGDISEATIGPRSVVATSPDKVEECKWELEADTEKFINAIEKIVYNYAWGEYNVLILPPSFPYGGMENPIFTFATPSIISKDRENVDVIAHELAHSWSGNLVTNASWEHFWLNEGWTTYLERRILGAVHGEPYRHFSAIIGWKALSDSVEHFGRDHEFTKLVIDLKGKDPDDAFSSIPYEKGFNFLFHLETLLGKAKFDKFIPHYFTVFKEKSLDSYEFKTTILDFFQSDPDASKLLNDLEWDKWFYAPGLPPKPQFDTSLVDVVYELAEKWQSLPESSFKPQASDIEGLTANQLVIFLEQVLLFEQLKPDLTKLMGEVYGLSKSENIEVANLYFQVGLKAGDESVFGPTANLLGRIGRMKFVRPLYRNLQKVNRTLAIETFEKNKDFYHPICRAMVEKDLFGKKDN, encoded by the exons ATGGTACTTTCACCTTTGCCTCATCTTTTACGGGTCAGCTTCTCTCTTCGAGGCTCGATTCGCGCAAGTGTACCGTCCATTTACCCATCTATCGCTGTTCAAATTCGCTGGATTGTCCCTCGAGGCCAAAGACGAAGTATGGCAACAATTATCAACTCTCCGCGGGATCCAAATACTCTCAGCAATTATAATAACTGGATTTCGACTCACATTACTGCAAACTTTGACATCCTCTTTGACCAGAAGAAGTTGGCGGGAAATGTTGTTCACCGGCTCAAATCAATCACAGATGCCCAATCCCAGGATGTTATCCTAGATGCCAACCATCTCGACATTGGTGATGTCAAGGTCGATGGCAAGCAATCTCAATGGGAACTACTACCGCCTTTGGAATCTTACGGCACGGCGTTGAAGATCAAGCTTGATCATGCTGTGAAGCTCGACGAGACTATCGAGGTCGAT ATCTCAGTGAGGACCACGGAGAAGTGCACAGCCTTGCAATGGTTGACACCTGCTCAAACCTCAAACAAAAAGTATCCTTATATGT TCTCTCAATGCCAGGCTATTCATGCTCGCTCTATTTTCCCGTGTCAGGATACACCTGATGTCAAATCTACTTTGGATTTCAACATTACATCACCCCATCCGGTGATCGCGAGTGGCTTGCCAGTTCGTGATTCACCACCGGCATCACAGCCGGGTGGGAAGTCTCTGTATCGCTTCCACCAGAAAGTGCCAATTCCTAGTTATCTCTTTGCATTAGCTAGTGG GGATATTTCGGAAGCCACCATTGGTCCTCGGAGTGTGGTAGCAACGAGCCCTGACAAAGTCGAAGAGTGTAAGTGGGAGCTTGAAGCGGACACAGAAAAGTTTATCAATGCAATTGAA AAAATCGTCTACAATTATGCATGGGGCGAGTATAATGTGTTGATCCTGCCTCCAAGTTTCCCATATGGTGGCATGGAGAATCCTATCTTTACATTTGCCACTCCTAGCATCATTTCAAAG GATCGGGAGAATGTGGATGTAATCGCCCACGAACTCGCTCATAGCTGGAGTGGGAACCTCGTTACCAATGCTTCATGGGAACATTTTTGGCTCAATGAAGGTTGGACTACTTACCTCGAAAGAAGA ATTCTAGGTGCAGT CCACGGGGAGCCCTATCGTCATTTCTCGGCCATAATAGGCTGGAAGGCTCTTTCTGATTCCGTGGAGCACTTTGGACGGGACCATGAATTTACCAAACTGGTCATCGACCTGAAAGGAAAAGACCCAGACGATGCATTTTCAAGCATCCCATACGAAAAGGGCTTTAATTTTCTCTTTCATCTCGAAACCCTTCTCGGAAAAGCCAAATTTGACAAGTTTATCCCCCAT TACTTCACAGTGTTCAAAGAAAAATCTCTCGATTCCTATGAATTCAAGACAACAATCTTGGATTTCTTCCAGTCTGACCCTGACGCTTCCAAGTTGTTGAATGATCTTGAATGGGACAAATGGTTTTATGCGCCGGGCTTGCCTCCCAAGCCCCAGTTTGATACATCGCTTGTCGATGTTGTTTATGAGCTTGCTGAGAAATGGCAATCACTGCCTGAATCGTCCTTCAAGCCACAGGCAAGTGACATCGAAGGCTTGACAGCGAATCAACTTGTGATATTTCTGGAGCAGGTGCTTCTTTTCGAGCAACTCAAACCCGATCTGACTAAACTTATGGGCGAAGTCTACGGTCTATCCAAGAGCGAAAACATTGAGGTTGCCAACTTATATTTCCAGGTCGGGCTAAAGGCCGGAGATGAAAGCGTTTTTGGGCCAACAGCAAACCTGCTAGGCAGAATTGGGCGAATGAAATTCGTGCGACCCTT ATACCGGAATCTCCAAAAGGTTAACCGCACGCTTGCCATCGAGACTTTTGAGAAGAACAAAGACTTCTACCATCCCATTTGCCGTGCGATGGTCGAAAAGGACCTGTTTGGTAAGAAAGACAATTAA
- the CBP3 gene encoding uncharacterized protein (COG:C;~EggNog:ENOG410PPQ1;~InterPro:IPR021150,IPR007129;~PFAM:PF03981), with product MASKSLGSPYVRGLCKAQCSWLQPTHMITSRNYTTLASHSKCSLDNANRLFHSHTPSMQSRRASRLAKAILPRPGTTAETYVAYGLTQKLFEACSRQADYRIPQLSQKGAQVPKTEGGEDLGVGEGWWYEELSLAPTFSTWSQVTFLHMYLLTVRLRALPSHESVQTYSRHLIDHFSHNAEQRMDVLHGITSRAIRNKFLKDLFIQWRGVLAAYDEGLVKGDAVLGAAVWRNLWKASYTGPDGKDMDWTKIACVVAYMRRVLSELSQVTEGDLILTLEHRNGKPGIFGYSELDKKLVNAKR from the exons ATGGCATCAAAGTCATTGGGCTCGCCTTATGTGCGAGGACTATGCAAAGCTCAGTGTTCATGGCTTCAG CCAACGCATATGATTACTTCCCGAAACTACACCACACTAGCGTCGCATTCGAAGTGCTCCTTAGATAATGCAAACCGGTTGTTTCACTCTCACACGCCGTCGATGCAAAGCCGTCGAGCCTCTCGATTGGCGAAGGCCATACTGCCCCGTCCTGGCACCACAGCAGAAACCTATGTCGCGTATGGATTGACACAGAAGTTGTTCGAGGCTTGCTCGCGCCAGGCCGATTACAGAATACCTCAATTGTCGCAAAAAGGCGCACAGGTTCCAAAGACTGAAGGGGGTGAGGATCTCGGCGTTGGGGAAGGATGGTGGTATGAAG AACTGAGTCTCGCCCCAACTTTCTCTACGTGGTCGCAAGTAACATTTCTGCACATGTATCTATTGACGGTTCGACTGCGCGCGCTGCCATCTCATGAGAGTGTACAGACATATTCCCGCCATCTGATCGATCACTTCTCGCATAACGCCGAACAGCGCATGGATGTCCTCCATGGCATCACCAGCCGGGCGATTCGGAATAAATTTCTCAAGGACCTTTTCATTCAGTGGCGGGGAGTTCTTGCGGCTTATGATGAGGGCCTTGTCAAGGGCGATGCGGTGCTTGGAGCTGCTGTCTGGAGGAACTTGTGGAAAGCGAGTTATACTGGACCGGATGGTAAAGACATGGATTGGACCAAGATTGCTTGCGTCGTGGCCTATATGCGGCGAGTACTGTCGGAACTCTCCCAGGTGACCGAGGGCGATCTAATCTTGACCCTGGAACACAGGAACGGGAAGCCTGGCATATTTGGATACTCCGAGTTGGATAAGAAGTTGGTCAATGCAAAGCGATAA
- a CDS encoding TIP41 family protein (BUSCO:EOG092648XW;~COG:S;~EggNog:ENOG410PG32;~InterPro:IPR007303;~PFAM:PF04176;~go_process: GO:0043666 - regulation of phosphoprotein phosphatase activity [Evidence IEA]), whose product MAFNIRTGPAHTIRNPAVVPPSSQKPDSTSIKGFRISTQKLPILKAEPIEEMAQNLGIAPPEMIFGDNFVKIEHEKTGWGITFNAFDALDRVDKTGESMLKVAYSKEWQKSREITHEGINEVVKPFDWSYTTDYKGTVRPNCRQFEETTKQIPIDLLKRPDPILFFDEVILYEDELADNGITMLSCKIRVMPDRLLLLMRFFMRLDNVLFRLRDTRVYVDFETMEVIREYQTKECEYEKVRQTLATTRDDVPAALRDANKLSDKLPLVERHLERVSLGE is encoded by the exons ATGGCTTTCAACATTCGTACTGGTCCTGCCCATACCATACGCAACCCGGCAGTGGTTCCTCCTAGTTCACAGAAGCCGGATTCGACCTCGATCAAGGGCTTTAGGATAAGCACACAGAAATTGCCGATTCTGAAAGCCGAGCCCATCGAAGAAATGGCACAAAATCTTGGGATTGCGCCACCTGAAATGATCTTTGGGGATAATTTTGTCAAGATTGAGCACGAGAAAACGGGCTGGGGAATTACCTTCAATGCATTTGATGCGCTGGATCGTGTCGATAAGACTGGTGAATCGATGCTTAAGGTGGCATATTCGAAGGAATGGCAGAAAAGCAG AGAAATAACACACGAAGGCATCAATGAGGTTGTCAAACCATTTGACTGGTCCTACACTACAGACTATAAGGGCACTGTCCGTCCTAATTGTCGACAATTTGAAGAGACAACCAAACAAATCCCGATCGATTTATTAAAGCGCCCAGATCCAATATTGTTCTTTGATGAAGTGATCCTGTATGAGGATGAACTGGCTGATAATGGGATTACTATGCTATCATGCAAGATTCGCGTCATGCCAGACAGACTCCTCCTACTAATGAGATTTTTTATGAGGCTTGACAATGTTCTATTCCGACTTCGTGACACAAGGGTATATGTCGACTTCGAAACCATGGAGGTGATTAGAGAATATCAAACCAAAGAATGTGAATATGAGAAAGTCAGACAG ACCCTGGCAACAACACGAGACGATGTTCCGGCCGCTTTGAGGGATGCAAACAAACTTTCCGATAAACTTCCTCTTGTTGAAAGGCATTTAGAGCGAGTGTCATTAGGGGAGTAA
- the IPL1 gene encoding aurora family serine/threonine-protein kinase (COG:D;~EggNog:ENOG410PFYF;~InterPro:IPR017441,IPR008271,IPR030616,IPR000719, IPR011009;~PFAM:PF07714,PF14531,PF00069;~go_function: GO:0004672 - protein kinase activity [Evidence IEA];~go_function: GO:0005524 - ATP binding [Evidence IEA];~go_process: GO:0006468 - protein phosphorylation [Evidence IEA]): MATKTLEARFEHLSVKDENDSSGNGSYYSKQKGPHSTATSLSGLGSTAQLNNSSNRSNLLKLALQNTNDNRINATSAAGSSPVKRNADENEEQSHEQPSPKKLHLGMFEIGKPLGKGKFGRVYLAKERSSGFVCALKVLHKSELQQGGVQKQVRREIEIQSNLRHPNVLRLYGHFHDSKRIFLILEFAGRGELYKHLRKEHRFPEWKAAHYIAQMAAALKYLHKKHVMHRDIKPENILVGIHGEIKISDFGWSVHAPNNRRQTMCGTLDYLPPEMLKPGSQDNYYNEKVDLWSLGVLTYEFLVGEAPFEDTPVMTQRRIARADMNVPSFVSPEAKDLIKRLLVLDPEKRITLDEIQRHPWIVKHCVKDDGVAKRSSGSSSKDGKA, translated from the exons ATGGCTACCAAGACGCTGGAAGCTCGTTTTGAGCATCTTTCTGTGAAAGATGAAAACGATTCTAGCGGCAATGGCAGCTATTATTCAAAGCAGAAG GGCCCCCATTCTACAGCCACGTCCCTATCAGGTCTCGGGTCCACTGCGCAGCTGAATAACAGCTCAAACCGGTCAAATCTACTGAAGCTCGCTTTGCAAAACACCAATGACAACAGGATCAACGCAACGAGTGCCGCCGGCTCGTCCCCTGTCAAGCGCAACGCAGATGAAAATGAAGAGCAGTCCCACGAGCAGCCTTCGCCAAAAAAACTTCACCTTGGAATGTTCGAGATTGGTAAGCCCTTGGGCAAGGGAAAATTTGGCCGAGTCTATCTGGCCAAGGAGCGTTCTTCCGGGTTCGTTTGTGCACTTAAGGTCCTTCACAAGTCCGAATTGCAACAAGGAGGGGTGCAAAAACAAGTTAGGCGCGAGATCGAGATCCAGAGCAACCTTCGTCACCCGAACGTCCTGAGGCTCTATGGACACTTCCATGATAGCAAGCGGATTTTCCTGATTCTGGAATTCGCAGGCCGAGGCGAATTGTACAAACATCTTCGAAAGGAACACCGTTTTCCTGAGTGGAAGGCTGCACATTACATTGCCCAGATGGCTGCGGCGCTGAAATACCTCCACAAGAAGCATGTTATGCACCGTGATATCAAGCCGGAAAATATATTAGTTGGAATTCACGGTGAAATCAAGATCAGCGACTTCGGCTGGAGTGTCCACGCGCCGAACAACAGGCGGCAAACCATGTGTGGCACGCTCGATTATCTGCCCCCGGAGATGCTTAAGCCAGGCTCTCAAGACAATTACTACAACGAAAAGGTCGACCTATGGAGCTTGGGCGTGTTGACATATGAATTTCTTGTCGGAGAGGCACCATTTGAGGATACCCCAGTTATGACACAAAGGCGGATTGCAAGAGCGGATATGAATGTTCCTTCCTTCGTGAGCCCCGAGGCGAAGGATTTGATCAAGCGA CTTCTCGTGCTTGATCCTGAAAAGCGAATCACGCTTGACGAAATCCAACGACACCCCTGGATCGTCAAACATTGTGTAAAGGACGACGGAGTTGCGAAACGGAGTTCTGGTTCTTCATCAAAGGACGGTAAAGCATGA
- the ATP23 gene encoding mitochondrial inner membrane protease ATP23 (BUSCO:EOG09264RBX;~COG:L;~EggNog:ENOG410PMGW;~InterPro:IPR019165;~MEROPS:MER0127117;~PFAM:PF09768;~go_function: GO:0004222 - metalloendopeptidase activity [Evidence IEA]), translated as MTDPSQSSAPASHPERSADNGYIPGDDTWTQWRNIFSVLTGKMTDEGKEQFRVARDIRNETADCNRCEEQRNFLLQYSPVIRYLSDNIRQLGGDLHNHNIYCRRCTNRKAGGFDPEYGILICANEMKDQGHLEDTMAHEMVHAYDHLRFKVDWTDNLRHAACTEIRASSLSGECRWAREFFRRGQWKFTQQHQECVRRRAVLSVRARPSCKDEAHAQKVVNEVWDSCFRDTRPFDEIYR; from the exons ATGACAGACCCTTCGCAGTCGTCTGCTCCAGCTTCACATCCGGAGCGCAGTGCAGATAATGGTTATATTCCCGGAGATGATACCTGGACACAATGGCGCAATATCTTTTCGGTCTTAACGGGCAAGATGACAGACGAAGGAAAGGAACAATTCCGTGTTGCGCGAGATATCCGGAATGAAACTGCTGATTGCAATCGTTGCGAGGAGCAGCGCAACTTTCTTCTACAATACA GTCCCGTCATTCGCTATTTGAGCGACAATATCCGACAACTCGGAGGCGACCTTCACAATCACAACATCTATTGCCGTCGATGCACAAACAGGAAGGCGGGTGGTTTCGATCCTGAATACGGTATTCTGATATGTGCAAATGAAATGAAGGACCAGGGGCATCTGGAGGATACAATGGCACATGAAATGGTGCATGCCTATGATCACTTAAGATTCAAAGTCGACTGGACCGACAACCTGAGGCATGCAGCTTGCACAGAG ATTCGAGCCAGTTCGCTTAGCGGCGAATGCAGATGGGCGCGAGAGTTTTTCAGGCGAGGCCAGTGGAAATTCACACAACAACATCAAGAATGCGTTCGGAGAAGAGCTGTTCTATCCGTGAGGGCAAGACCTAGTTGCAAAGACGAAGCCCATGCGCAAAAAGTTGTCAATGAAGTTTGGGATAGTTGCTTCAGAGACACACGACCCTTCGATGAAATCTATCGGTGA